In Arthrobacter sp. CDRTa11, one DNA window encodes the following:
- the purL gene encoding phosphoribosylformylglycinamidine synthase subunit PurL, with product MSTSAETVSKKFNIDTVENAAKTPDTELPWAELGLKQNEFDEVVKVLGRRPTGAELAMYSVMWSEHCSYKSSKNHLRQFGDKVTEEMKKDMLVGIGENAGVTNLGDGWAVTFKIESHNSPSFVEPYQGAATGIGGIVRDIISMGARPVAVMDPLRFGAIDHPDTARVMHGAVAGIGGYGNSLGLPNIGGEMVFDSVYQGNPLVNALAVGVMRHEDIRLANASGKGNKVVLFGARTGGDGIGGASVLASESFDDTKPSKRPAVQVGDPFAEKVLIECCLELFKGSLVEGIQDLGAAGISCATSELASNGDGGMEVELTSVLLRDPTLTPGEILMSESQERMMAVVTPENIEAFEAVMDKWAVEYSWLGEVTDTGRLIITWEGEVIVDVDPRTVAHDGPVYDRPYARPEWQDSLQADTFTGSVQDAGRPSAPAELAAAVTELIASPNMCDKSWITNQYDRYVGGNTSMAMPDDAGVVRVDEETGLGVALATDANGRYTFLDPYHGAQLALAEAYRNVATSGAVPMAVSDCLNFGSPEDPDVMWQLAEAIRGLSDACMVLGIPVTGGNVSLYNQTGTTPIHPSPVVAVLGKFDDVARRTPSGWREDGQAIYLLGTTAAELDGSEWSNLRGHLGGLPPKVDLAAERALGEILINASRDGMVDSAHDLSEGGLAAALVESSLRYGVGARIALQDVLDRDGVDLFTALFSESQGRAIVGVPRSEEIRFTDMCTARGFAHIRIGIVDAASGQLEINGVETLSLDALREAHEATLPKYFG from the coding sequence GTGAGTACCTCAGCTGAAACCGTCAGCAAGAAGTTCAATATCGACACCGTCGAGAACGCAGCCAAGACACCGGATACCGAACTTCCCTGGGCCGAGCTGGGCCTGAAGCAGAACGAGTTCGACGAAGTGGTCAAGGTTCTCGGCCGCCGCCCCACCGGCGCCGAGCTCGCCATGTACTCGGTGATGTGGAGCGAGCACTGCTCCTACAAGTCCTCGAAGAACCACCTGCGCCAGTTCGGCGACAAGGTGACCGAGGAAATGAAGAAGGACATGCTGGTGGGCATCGGCGAAAACGCCGGCGTGACCAACCTGGGCGACGGCTGGGCCGTGACGTTCAAGATCGAGTCCCACAACTCGCCGTCGTTCGTGGAGCCCTACCAGGGTGCAGCCACCGGCATCGGCGGCATCGTCCGCGACATCATCTCCATGGGCGCCCGCCCGGTGGCCGTGATGGATCCGCTGCGTTTCGGCGCCATCGACCACCCGGACACCGCCCGCGTCATGCACGGTGCTGTTGCAGGCATCGGCGGCTATGGAAACTCCCTGGGCCTGCCCAACATCGGCGGCGAAATGGTCTTCGATTCGGTGTACCAGGGCAACCCGCTGGTCAACGCGCTGGCAGTTGGCGTGATGCGCCACGAGGACATCCGCCTGGCCAACGCGTCCGGCAAGGGCAACAAGGTGGTCCTGTTCGGTGCCCGCACCGGCGGGGACGGAATTGGCGGCGCCTCGGTGCTGGCCTCCGAGTCCTTCGACGACACCAAGCCGTCCAAGCGCCCCGCCGTACAGGTGGGCGACCCCTTCGCCGAGAAGGTCCTGATTGAGTGCTGCCTCGAGCTCTTCAAGGGCTCGCTGGTTGAAGGCATCCAGGACCTCGGCGCCGCAGGCATCTCCTGCGCCACGTCCGAACTCGCCTCCAACGGCGACGGCGGCATGGAAGTTGAACTGACGTCCGTCCTGCTGCGGGACCCCACACTGACTCCGGGCGAGATCCTGATGTCCGAGTCGCAGGAACGCATGATGGCCGTGGTGACTCCGGAGAACATCGAAGCCTTCGAAGCCGTGATGGACAAGTGGGCCGTGGAATACTCCTGGCTGGGTGAGGTCACCGACACCGGCCGCCTCATCATCACCTGGGAAGGGGAGGTGATCGTCGACGTCGATCCCCGCACTGTTGCGCATGACGGTCCGGTCTACGACCGCCCCTACGCGCGGCCCGAGTGGCAGGATTCGCTCCAGGCTGACACGTTCACCGGGTCCGTCCAGGACGCCGGCCGCCCCTCCGCCCCTGCAGAGCTGGCGGCAGCCGTGACGGAGCTCATCGCCTCGCCGAACATGTGTGACAAGTCCTGGATCACCAACCAGTACGACCGTTACGTTGGCGGCAACACCTCCATGGCCATGCCCGACGACGCCGGCGTGGTCCGGGTGGATGAGGAAACCGGCCTGGGTGTGGCTTTGGCCACCGACGCCAACGGCCGTTACACCTTCCTCGACCCGTACCACGGCGCGCAGCTGGCACTGGCCGAGGCCTACCGCAACGTGGCCACCTCAGGTGCTGTCCCGATGGCTGTCAGCGACTGCCTGAACTTCGGCTCCCCCGAGGACCCGGACGTCATGTGGCAGCTGGCCGAAGCGATCCGCGGCCTGTCCGACGCCTGCATGGTGCTGGGCATCCCCGTCACCGGCGGCAACGTTTCGCTGTACAACCAGACCGGCACCACGCCCATCCACCCCTCCCCTGTGGTGGCTGTGCTGGGCAAGTTCGACGACGTAGCCCGCCGCACGCCGTCGGGCTGGCGCGAAGACGGCCAGGCGATTTACCTGCTGGGCACCACCGCGGCTGAACTGGACGGATCTGAATGGTCCAACCTGCGCGGCCACCTGGGCGGGCTTCCCCCCAAGGTTGACCTCGCCGCGGAACGCGCGCTGGGTGAAATCCTGATCAACGCCTCGCGCGACGGCATGGTTGACTCCGCGCACGACCTCTCCGAAGGCGGCCTCGCGGCCGCCCTTGTGGAGTCCTCCCTGCGCTACGGCGTAGGCGCCCGCATCGCACTGCAGGACGTCCTGGACCGCGACGGCGTGGACCTGTTTACGGCGCTGTTCTCCGAGAGCCAGGGCCGTGCCATCGTGGGCGTCCCCAGGTCCGAGGAGATCCGCTTCACGGACATGTGCACAGCCCGCGGCTTTGCCCACATCAGGATCGGCATCGTGGACGCCGCCAGCGGTCAGCTGGAGATCAACGGCGTGGAGACGCTGTCCCTCGATGCCCTCCGCGAAGCC
- the purQ gene encoding phosphoribosylformylglycinamidine synthase subunit PurQ: MTELPLIGGEVAVAADARLAGAKIGVVTFPGTLDDRDAARAVRLAGATAVELWHADTSLGDVDAVVIPGGFSYGDYLRAGAIARFAPLMSRIIDAANSDAKLPVLGICNGFQILTESHLLPGSMIKNDHLKFMCRDQVLRVENNTTDWTRDYAAGQEITVPLKNQDGQYIADEKTLDALEAEGRVVFRYVGFNPNGSRRDIAGISNAAGNVVGLMPHPEHAVEVGYGPESLDGIGGSDTDGLGFFTSVLTKIVGGAK; the protein is encoded by the coding sequence ATGACTGAACTTCCCCTGATCGGCGGGGAGGTCGCCGTTGCGGCCGACGCCCGCCTTGCCGGCGCCAAGATCGGCGTTGTGACTTTCCCAGGTACGCTCGATGACCGCGACGCCGCCCGCGCAGTCCGCCTTGCCGGCGCCACCGCCGTCGAGCTCTGGCACGCCGATACCTCCCTGGGCGACGTGGATGCGGTGGTGATTCCTGGCGGTTTCTCCTACGGCGACTACCTCCGCGCCGGGGCGATTGCACGGTTTGCGCCGCTCATGTCCAGAATCATCGACGCCGCCAACTCGGACGCGAAGCTGCCCGTCCTGGGCATCTGCAACGGCTTCCAGATCCTGACCGAGTCGCACCTGCTTCCCGGCTCCATGATCAAGAACGACCACCTGAAGTTTATGTGCCGTGACCAGGTCCTGCGGGTGGAGAACAACACCACGGACTGGACCAGGGACTACGCCGCGGGCCAGGAAATTACCGTGCCGCTGAAGAACCAGGACGGCCAGTACATCGCCGACGAGAAGACCCTCGATGCGCTGGAAGCTGAAGGCCGCGTGGTGTTCCGCTACGTGGGCTTCAATCCGAACGGCTCCCGCCGCGACATCGCCGGCATCTCCAACGCTGCGGGCAACGTGGTAGGGCTGATGCCGCACCCTGAGCACGCTGTTGAGGTGGGCTACGGCCCCGAATCCCTGGATGGAATCGGCGGTTCCGACACCGACGGCCTCGGATTCTTCACCTCCGTCCTGACCAAGATTGTGGGAGGCGCCAAGTGA
- the purS gene encoding phosphoribosylformylglycinamidine synthase subunit PurS produces the protein MPRIVVDVMPKPEILDPQGKAIVGALPRLGFTGFSSVRQGKRFELTVDGEVTDAILAQAREAAETLLSNPVIEDVVNVEVVEA, from the coding sequence ATGCCCCGGATCGTTGTTGACGTCATGCCCAAGCCCGAGATTCTGGACCCGCAGGGGAAGGCCATCGTGGGTGCACTCCCCCGTCTGGGCTTCACCGGCTTTAGCTCTGTCCGCCAGGGCAAGCGCTTTGAACTGACCGTCGACGGCGAGGTGACCGACGCAATCCTGGCCCAGGCCCGTGAGGCAGCAGAGACCCTGCTGTCCAACCCCGTGATCGAAGACGTCGTCAACGTCGAGGTCGTCGAGGCCTGA
- a CDS encoding S8 family serine peptidase has product MKSTGKSPGRGRGFRKAAAFAVGLPFLLTSMALSPATAATGQPGSHPDAAITAKNINPADYPAGRYIVVLAGKPAATYDGGTPGLAATKPESGRKLDAGRPEVQQYQAHLEAKQNEVAAGENVQIKRKYTAAINGFSADLTAGQAVKLAKDPAVLLVAPDTENAPDYSTTDFLKLSGPNGSWNTVFGGQENAGKGVVVGVIDSGYTPSNPFFAGQDVQPLTGQAQVGVPYRTAEGKIAMLKSDGDTFIGECQKGEGAGAAFDGSACNSKVLSARYFADDFMKYVAPEHRAPEELISPVDVGSHGTHTASTAAGNANVRTNLGATDMGITSGVAPAAKLSVYKVCWEDDNPDTGGCYSSASVAAINQAILDGVDVLNYSISGSTSTTTDPVSLAFLSAASAGIFVAASAGNSGPAASTVNHGAPWLTTVAASSFSTELQGTVEFEDGSKFRGASLMANPVPASSAVLAVDAAAAGAANPALCGPNVLDPAKVTGKIVVCDRGVIDRVAKSAEVQRAGGVGMILVNLATSSEDLDRHSVPTVHVNPPATQEIKNKITANPAIKVALVNKDTTGLSAAPQPQVAGFSSRGPLLATGSDLLKPDVAAPGVAVLAGVSPIGSGGDQFGMMSGTSMAAPHVAGFGALVLAKNPGWSPATVKSAMMSTAGDVKNADGSRNSDVFATGAGQVDVARVLDPGLVYDNTEDDYLRFIQGTGLDLGIPDLGTTAPRDMNVASFALGALTGKTEVTRTVTALTPGLYRAQANVPGVKVSVTPSVLNFEAAGEKRTFKVKFENTGAALGQFAMGSLVWQGAGKNITSPIAVRPQSVVAPSNLAFTSEGGTGQGGIPVVSGTNAPVNVTLDGLSKADSSAIELVPGPLALETNASNFAKEVTVPAGSPLAKFSVFSSTEEADFDMVVFNPAGQVLLAQTASASESISVPNPAPGVYTIYVNLYASPNGQPTKASVDAAVLGANVGNATVSPNPLRLGNGQPGVLTLAWKDLAAGSYIGRISFAGSSTPTFVSVVVTPGSTAVVPADEQADDPAKPDQKEAKEKVRKDKKKQEISESSGIRDMGI; this is encoded by the coding sequence GTGAAATCAACTGGAAAGAGCCCCGGAAGGGGCCGGGGGTTCCGGAAAGCGGCGGCGTTCGCCGTCGGATTGCCGTTCCTCCTGACTTCAATGGCGTTGAGCCCCGCTACCGCGGCTACCGGCCAGCCTGGTAGTCATCCAGATGCGGCGATAACGGCAAAGAACATCAATCCGGCTGACTATCCGGCCGGGCGATACATCGTTGTGCTTGCCGGGAAACCAGCTGCCACGTACGACGGCGGTACACCGGGCCTGGCCGCCACCAAGCCTGAGAGTGGCCGCAAGCTGGATGCCGGGCGGCCCGAGGTCCAGCAGTACCAGGCACACCTCGAGGCGAAGCAGAACGAGGTAGCCGCGGGCGAAAACGTCCAGATCAAGCGGAAGTACACCGCCGCGATCAACGGTTTCTCAGCCGACCTCACTGCCGGGCAGGCCGTGAAGCTCGCAAAGGATCCAGCCGTACTGCTTGTTGCCCCGGACACCGAGAACGCCCCGGACTATTCCACCACCGACTTCCTCAAGCTCAGCGGGCCCAACGGCAGCTGGAACACCGTGTTTGGCGGCCAGGAGAATGCCGGCAAGGGCGTTGTGGTCGGTGTCATCGACTCCGGCTACACACCCTCCAACCCGTTTTTCGCCGGCCAGGACGTACAGCCACTCACCGGCCAGGCCCAGGTGGGGGTTCCCTACCGGACGGCAGAGGGCAAGATCGCCATGCTGAAGTCCGACGGCGATACTTTCATCGGCGAATGCCAGAAGGGTGAGGGCGCGGGGGCGGCGTTCGACGGAAGTGCCTGCAACTCGAAGGTATTGAGCGCCCGGTACTTCGCGGATGACTTCATGAAGTATGTTGCGCCGGAACACCGCGCCCCGGAGGAACTCATCTCACCGGTTGATGTGGGCAGCCACGGCACGCACACCGCCAGTACTGCGGCGGGCAATGCCAACGTCAGGACCAACCTTGGCGCGACCGACATGGGCATTACCAGCGGCGTTGCTCCTGCTGCGAAGCTTTCGGTGTACAAAGTCTGCTGGGAGGACGATAACCCTGACACCGGCGGCTGCTACAGCTCCGCATCTGTGGCTGCCATCAACCAGGCCATCCTGGACGGCGTGGATGTCCTGAACTACTCCATCTCCGGCAGTACATCCACCACCACGGATCCGGTCTCGCTTGCCTTCCTCTCGGCGGCGTCAGCCGGCATCTTCGTGGCCGCTTCGGCGGGAAACTCCGGTCCTGCCGCGAGCACGGTCAACCATGGCGCACCGTGGCTGACGACAGTGGCCGCAAGTTCGTTTTCCACCGAGCTCCAGGGCACGGTTGAATTCGAAGACGGCAGCAAGTTCCGCGGCGCCAGCCTGATGGCCAACCCCGTTCCCGCCAGCAGCGCCGTCCTGGCTGTCGACGCTGCGGCCGCCGGGGCAGCCAACCCGGCACTCTGCGGTCCGAACGTGCTGGACCCGGCCAAAGTAACCGGGAAGATTGTGGTCTGTGACCGGGGTGTCATTGACCGGGTGGCCAAGAGCGCGGAGGTTCAGCGGGCGGGCGGCGTCGGCATGATCCTGGTCAACCTGGCCACCTCCTCGGAGGACCTGGACCGCCATTCCGTTCCCACCGTGCACGTGAATCCTCCGGCGACACAGGAGATCAAGAACAAGATCACCGCGAATCCGGCGATCAAGGTTGCACTCGTCAACAAGGACACCACCGGGCTGTCGGCGGCACCCCAGCCGCAGGTTGCCGGTTTCTCTTCACGCGGACCCCTTCTTGCCACGGGCTCTGACCTTCTCAAGCCTGACGTTGCAGCGCCCGGTGTGGCTGTCCTGGCCGGCGTGTCTCCTATCGGTTCCGGCGGTGACCAGTTTGGCATGATGTCCGGAACATCCATGGCGGCGCCGCACGTGGCAGGCTTTGGCGCCCTCGTCCTCGCCAAGAACCCCGGCTGGTCCCCGGCCACGGTCAAGTCAGCCATGATGAGCACGGCCGGCGACGTCAAAAATGCGGACGGCTCCCGGAACAGCGATGTGTTTGCCACCGGCGCGGGCCAGGTGGACGTGGCGAGGGTGTTGGATCCCGGGCTGGTCTACGACAACACCGAGGACGACTACCTCAGGTTCATCCAGGGAACCGGCCTGGACCTTGGCATCCCGGACCTGGGAACCACGGCACCGCGGGACATGAATGTCGCTTCCTTCGCGCTGGGAGCCCTCACCGGCAAAACGGAGGTCACCCGCACTGTCACGGCACTGACGCCCGGGCTCTACCGCGCCCAGGCCAACGTACCGGGGGTGAAGGTGAGCGTGACGCCGTCGGTCCTTAACTTCGAGGCCGCCGGCGAAAAGCGCACGTTCAAGGTGAAGTTCGAAAACACCGGGGCGGCGCTGGGGCAGTTCGCCATGGGAAGCCTGGTCTGGCAAGGCGCCGGGAAGAACATCACCTCACCTATTGCGGTCCGCCCGCAGTCCGTGGTGGCTCCGTCAAACCTGGCCTTTACGTCGGAGGGTGGGACCGGTCAGGGCGGGATCCCCGTGGTTTCCGGTACGAACGCACCTGTCAATGTCACGCTGGACGGACTGTCGAAGGCCGATTCCTCAGCGATTGAGTTGGTTCCCGGGCCATTGGCACTGGAAACCAATGCATCCAACTTCGCCAAGGAGGTCACCGTCCCCGCCGGATCGCCGCTGGCCAAGTTCTCCGTCTTTTCCTCCACGGAGGAGGCGGACTTTGACATGGTGGTCTTCAATCCAGCGGGCCAGGTCCTGCTGGCGCAGACGGCTTCAGCCAGCGAATCCATATCCGTGCCAAACCCGGCCCCGGGTGTGTACACGATCTACGTGAATCTCTACGCCAGTCCCAACGGCCAGCCCACCAAGGCGTCCGTGGATGCCGCAGTGCTGGGCGCGAATGTAGGAAATGCCACCGTATCCCCGAACCCGCTGCGGCTTGGCAATGGACAACCAGGCGTCCTGACGCTTGCCTGGAAGGACCTCGCTGCAGGTTCGTACATTGGCCGGATCAGCTTTGCCGGTTCCAGCACGCCCACGTTCGTCTCGGTGGTTGTGACACCGGGCAGCACGGCAGTGGTTCCGGCCGACGAACAGGCTGATGATCCTGCAAAGCCTGACCAAAAAGAAGCGAAGGAGAAGGTCAGGAAGGACAAGAAAAAGCAGGAAATTTCCGAATCTTCCGGGATCAGGGACATGGGTATCTAG
- a CDS encoding serine protease inhibitor, translating into MTAPGAEATATDLTIRLTEQPGSKEYVFRLVAEDGHPTAGSNLPDPEAALAVLERFGEDIFFPKPGPPRLCTQQYGGPQVALVTGTFHGRPVNAEFRRTDGCEISRWKAMAPLLGGSPGSFQT; encoded by the coding sequence ATGACGGCGCCTGGTGCCGAAGCGACTGCCACGGACCTGACCATCAGGCTCACCGAACAGCCAGGTTCCAAGGAGTACGTTTTCCGTCTGGTTGCCGAGGACGGACACCCCACAGCGGGGTCGAACCTGCCCGATCCGGAGGCAGCACTGGCAGTTCTGGAACGGTTTGGCGAGGACATCTTCTTTCCGAAGCCGGGCCCGCCCAGGCTGTGCACCCAACAGTACGGCGGACCCCAGGTGGCCCTGGTGACGGGAACGTTTCATGGCCGTCCCGTCAATGCTGAGTTTCGACGCACCGACGGCTGCGAGATCTCCCGGTGGAAGGCCATGGCCCCGCTGCTGGGCGGAAGTCCTGGCTCTTTTCAGACGTAG
- a CDS encoding 3-methyladenine DNA glycosylase: MPVVEQLSLLADGEWQLREAAYQERVRRYADPYLARRSAGQKHPVEDFLFTYYTQKPGQLLRWHPGAGVVLTGAGAAARSSWKHYRMLDDGELASLGMPSGSTAVTVDTRAFLEDRHQAVTFAGIILRGTAARPAQFGCFGLHEWAMVYRQDKFDLRHEYLHLRLGSAGTDKVVEDNRIRCSHFDAFRFYTPDAKPLNELEPSREKQRDLEQPGCLHANMDLYKWAYKLVPALPSELVMECFELSWRIRAMDMQASPYDLAEWGYPPIRIETAEGKAAYVENQRAFAAEAAALRERLAVQLAPLSGGPA; this comes from the coding sequence GTGCCAGTGGTGGAGCAGCTTAGCCTGCTGGCGGACGGCGAGTGGCAGCTGCGCGAGGCAGCGTACCAGGAACGGGTCCGCCGCTATGCCGATCCCTACCTTGCCCGCCGATCAGCCGGACAGAAGCACCCGGTTGAAGATTTTCTCTTCACCTACTACACCCAGAAGCCTGGCCAGCTGCTGCGCTGGCACCCGGGCGCCGGCGTCGTCCTCACCGGCGCCGGGGCGGCTGCCCGCAGCAGCTGGAAACACTACAGAATGCTCGACGACGGCGAACTCGCCTCCCTGGGGATGCCTTCCGGCAGCACGGCGGTCACCGTCGACACCCGCGCCTTCCTGGAAGACAGGCACCAGGCAGTCACTTTCGCCGGCATCATTCTGCGCGGAACGGCGGCCCGGCCTGCCCAGTTCGGCTGCTTCGGACTGCATGAATGGGCCATGGTCTACCGCCAGGACAAGTTCGACCTGCGGCACGAGTACCTGCACCTGAGGCTGGGCTCCGCCGGCACGGACAAGGTAGTGGAGGACAACCGGATCCGCTGCTCCCATTTTGATGCCTTCCGCTTCTACACCCCTGACGCCAAGCCGCTGAACGAACTCGAACCCAGCCGGGAAAAGCAGCGGGATCTGGAACAGCCCGGATGCCTGCACGCCAACATGGATCTGTACAAGTGGGCATACAAGCTGGTGCCGGCGCTTCCCAGCGAGCTGGTGATGGAGTGCTTTGAACTGTCGTGGCGGATCCGTGCCATGGACATGCAGGCCTCCCCCTACGATCTGGCCGAGTGGGGCTACCCTCCCATCCGGATCGAAACAGCCGAGGGCAAAGCCGCCTATGTGGAGAACCAGCGGGCCTTTGCTGCTGAAGCCGCAGCCCTCCGCGAACGGCTCGCCGTGCAACTGGCCCCGCTTTCCGGAGGACCGGCATGA
- a CDS encoding SSI family serine proteinase inhibitor, whose translation MRKLLIQAAALLLAAGLMSACSAPDTGAPTSTTPAASSPTTSGTATTPAADTETSVSAPAPSASRSPAAGPGAGNAELAITVRPSETEPAVNYTLVCQDGVPAAESKHLSAEAACEAIKNNAAVLSPSAQDKDQACTEQYGGPQQATVTGIVDGTPVESTFARRNGCEISAWDAARDILGASGGAA comes from the coding sequence ATGCGTAAACTGCTGATCCAGGCGGCGGCCCTGCTGCTGGCGGCAGGGCTGATGTCCGCGTGCTCGGCTCCGGATACCGGCGCTCCCACCTCCACCACGCCGGCAGCAAGCTCCCCCACCACTTCCGGAACTGCCACCACGCCCGCCGCGGACACCGAAACCTCCGTCTCGGCTCCGGCGCCGTCTGCCTCACGCAGCCCTGCAGCAGGACCGGGAGCCGGCAACGCCGAACTGGCCATCACGGTCAGGCCTTCCGAGACAGAACCTGCCGTCAACTACACGCTCGTATGCCAGGACGGGGTCCCGGCAGCTGAAAGCAAGCACCTGTCAGCCGAAGCGGCCTGTGAGGCCATCAAGAACAACGCCGCCGTGCTCAGCCCGTCCGCCCAGGACAAGGACCAGGCGTGCACCGAGCAATATGGCGGGCCGCAACAGGCCACGGTCACCGGCATCGTTGACGGCACGCCTGTTGAGTCCACCTTCGCCCGCAGGAACGGCTGCGAGATCAGCGCCTGGGACGCTGCCCGGGACATTCTGGGTGCCAGTGGTGGAGCAGCTTAG
- a CDS encoding MarR family winged helix-turn-helix transcriptional regulator encodes MSTAPSQLKKQNREEQQDDDLLLLEHQLCFALTVASRSVVGAYKPVLEKLGLTHPQYLVMLCLWESSPRTVRNISDALAQEPATISPLLRRLEAAGFLTRHRMDGNERALAVDLTPAGARLREQALAVPGTMMERLGLTREQVGQLHASMMGLIAATSGATSAGSSEETGAGTSERPQIRQ; translated from the coding sequence ATGTCCACCGCACCGTCCCAGCTCAAAAAGCAGAACCGGGAAGAACAGCAGGACGATGACCTGCTGCTCCTGGAGCACCAGCTCTGCTTCGCCCTCACCGTTGCCTCCCGCAGCGTGGTGGGCGCCTACAAGCCGGTCCTTGAGAAGCTGGGCCTGACGCATCCGCAGTATCTGGTGATGCTCTGCCTCTGGGAGTCCAGCCCCCGCACTGTGCGTAATATCAGTGATGCCCTGGCGCAGGAGCCGGCAACAATTTCCCCGCTGCTCCGCCGGCTCGAGGCCGCGGGCTTCCTCACGCGGCACCGCATGGATGGAAACGAACGCGCCCTGGCCGTGGACCTTACCCCCGCCGGAGCAAGGCTGCGCGAACAGGCCCTCGCCGTGCCCGGCACCATGATGGAGCGGCTGGGGCTTACGCGCGAACAGGTGGGCCAACTGCACGCCTCCATGATGGGCCTGATCGCGGCGACTTCAGGAGCGACCAGCGCAGGGAGCAGCGAAGAGACCGGCGCAGGGACCAGCGAACGGCCTCAGATACGGCAGTAG
- a CDS encoding aspartate kinase: MSTPTTEVHTAVQPQKGPDGGAVTKQLIVQKFGGSSVSDAEGIKRVARRVVDAQQAGNEVVVVVSAMGDTTDELLDLAAQVTDSAPAREMDMLLSAGERISMALLAMAINKFGASAQSFTGSQAGMITDGIHGKARIIDVDPHRIRTSLDKGHIAIVAGFQGMSRSTNEITTLGRGGSDTTAVALAAALEADVCEIYTDVDGIYTADPRVVPSAQKIDTISSEEMLELAASGAKILHLRCVEYARRFGVPLHVRSSFSQHEGTWVIPSAEDKITTQEGVALEQPIISGVAHDRSEAKVTVVGVPDIPGKAAAIFQVIADAHSNIDMIVQNVSTHGTGRTDISFTLPIVEGADALKALKTAQPDIGFENIEYNEQIGKLSLIGAGMRSHPGVSATFFKALSAAGININMISTSEIRISVVTHADLLDDAVRAIHKAFDLDSDDEATVYGGTGR, encoded by the coding sequence ATGAGTACGCCCACTACCGAAGTGCACACCGCAGTCCAGCCGCAAAAGGGGCCCGACGGCGGTGCAGTCACCAAACAGCTGATTGTCCAGAAGTTCGGCGGCTCATCCGTGTCGGACGCCGAAGGCATCAAGCGGGTTGCCAGGCGTGTGGTGGATGCCCAGCAGGCCGGCAACGAAGTTGTTGTGGTGGTATCCGCCATGGGTGACACCACTGACGAACTGCTGGATCTGGCCGCCCAGGTGACCGATTCTGCCCCCGCACGGGAAATGGATATGCTCCTCTCGGCCGGGGAGCGCATCTCCATGGCCCTGCTGGCCATGGCTATCAACAAGTTCGGCGCCTCAGCCCAGTCCTTTACCGGATCGCAGGCCGGCATGATTACGGACGGGATTCACGGCAAGGCCAGGATCATCGATGTGGACCCGCACCGCATCCGTACATCACTGGACAAGGGCCACATAGCGATTGTTGCCGGATTCCAGGGCATGAGCCGCTCCACCAACGAGATCACCACCCTGGGCCGCGGCGGCTCAGACACCACCGCCGTTGCCCTGGCAGCCGCGCTGGAAGCTGACGTCTGCGAGATCTACACCGACGTGGACGGCATCTACACCGCGGATCCGCGTGTGGTCCCCTCCGCCCAGAAGATCGACACGATCTCCAGCGAGGAAATGCTGGAACTGGCCGCCTCCGGCGCCAAGATCCTGCACCTCCGGTGCGTCGAGTACGCGCGCCGGTTCGGTGTGCCGCTCCACGTTCGATCCTCATTCAGCCAGCACGAAGGCACCTGGGTCATCCCCAGCGCCGAAGACAAGATCACCACTCAAGAGGGAGTTGCCTTGGAGCAGCCAATCATCTCCGGCGTTGCACATGACCGTTCCGAAGCCAAGGTCACAGTGGTGGGCGTACCGGACATCCCGGGCAAGGCCGCCGCGATCTTCCAGGTCATCGCTGACGCCCACTCAAACATCGACATGATCGTCCAGAACGTGTCCACCCACGGCACCGGCCGGACGGACATTTCCTTTACCCTGCCCATCGTCGAAGGTGCGGACGCACTCAAGGCGCTCAAGACAGCACAGCCGGACATCGGATTCGAGAACATCGAATACAACGAGCAGATCGGAAAGCTGTCCCTCATCGGCGCCGGCATGCGCTCGCACCCGGGTGTCTCCGCGACTTTCTTCAAGGCTTTGTCCGCAGCCGGAATCAACATCAACATGATCTCCACCTCCGAGATCCGGATCTCCGTGGTGACGCATGCGGACCTTCTGGACGACGCCGTCCGCGCCATCCACAAGGCTTTTGACCTGGACAGTGACGACGAAGCCACCGTGTACGGCGGCACCGGCCGCTAG